The proteins below are encoded in one region of Malaclemys terrapin pileata isolate rMalTer1 chromosome 8, rMalTer1.hap1, whole genome shotgun sequence:
- the HIGD2A gene encoding HIG1 domain family member 2A, mitochondrial has product MAQSSPPPFDPSSPPLIEGFIPTPVLREGFRDKFLRKSRENPLVPIGCLSTAGALIYGLICFQKGNTHQSQVMMRARVLAQGFTIAALMVGVVATAMKAQK; this is encoded by the exons ATGGCTCAGAGCTCCCCACCGCCCTTTgaccccagcagccccccccttATCGAGGGCTTCATCCCCACCCCCGTGCTCCGGGAGGGGTTCCGGGACAAGTTCCTGCGCAAGAGCCGCGAGAACCCGCTGGTGCCCAtcg GCTGCCTTTCCACTGCAGGGGCTCTGATCTATGGACTCATTTGCTTCCAGAAGGGCAATACCCACCAGTCCCAGGTGATGATGCGGGCCCGTGTCCTGGCTCAGGGCTTCACCATTGCTGCCCTCATGGTGGGGGTAGTGGCCACAGCAATGAAAGCTCAGAAGTGA